A genomic window from Thalassoroseus pseudoceratinae includes:
- a CDS encoding carboxypeptidase regulatory-like domain-containing protein: protein MKRLVCHTLACTMFALTLSVISGCSSGPATGTVEGTVTLDGEPYEKGIVNLIDLQTGQAGNAEISTGGKFSISEPIQVGTYSVFVTPVAPPMPTDGSPPPPVVVDQSIPDKYRNESMTDIKVEVKEGSNTVAVEMKSE, encoded by the coding sequence ATGAAACGGTTGGTGTGTCATACTCTCGCCTGCACGATGTTTGCGCTCACGCTGAGCGTCATCAGTGGTTGCTCTTCCGGTCCGGCCACGGGAACTGTGGAGGGCACGGTTACGCTTGACGGTGAACCGTACGAAAAAGGCATCGTCAATTTGATTGATCTACAAACCGGGCAAGCCGGAAATGCGGAGATCAGTACTGGTGGGAAATTTTCGATTTCCGAGCCGATTCAAGTCGGAACGTATTCCGTATTCGTAACGCCTGTTGCACCACCGATGCCGACCGACGGTTCTCCACCGCCACCGGTTGTTGTGGATCAATCAATCCCCGACAAGTACCGCAACGAATCGATGACGGATATTAAAGTTGAAGTCAAAGAAGGTTCGAATACGGTGGCAGTCGAAATGAAAAGCGAATAG
- the pruA gene encoding L-glutamate gamma-semialdehyde dehydrogenase, translating into MADTEKVKSVADINAETQRIGQRVWDQMERRTPSIFDRRWWDDRILSWAMSDESVKVQMFRFVDVLPMLKTHEQITQHLQEYFDDVRRFLPWAARIGLDISRPNTVMGRIVAVNARSNARNMAQRFIAGSNVDEVLQSVSKLRKQGFAFTLDLLGEAVISEPEAEAYQEQYLDLINGLGPHVNAWSENMQIDTDQYGPIPRMQFSVKLSSLYSQFKSVDPQGTAEGVKERLRPILRAAREQDAYIHVDMESYATKDLTLEIFKDVFMEDEFRDFPDVGIVIQAYLPEAEQDLQGLLEWVRERGTPIWVRLVKGAYWDYETVHAKAAGWPVPVYRQKWQSDENFERQTRFLFEHYDELRPQIASHNLRSLSHAIAVAKHLDVPNSAWEIQMLYGMGGEMAQIFEEMGYRVRVYTPFGELIPGMAYLVRRLLENTSNDSFLRQSFREHVSIEDLLMSPTEVGQKTPPPAEEPVPAFVNEPHSDFSDKTVRAAMQEALDDVEAQLGREYSLVINGRAIDSNKTITSRNPSKKSQIVGRVASASPDHATEAISAARRGFKSWSRTDPEHRAEYLELVAREMRERKYELAAWEVYECGKPWAEADADVAEAIDFCMYYAMQMREMAKPRNVDVPGEENEYFYRPRGVAVVIAPWNFPLAILTGMTAAALVTGNTVVMKPAEQSPVIAAKLMQIFQDIGLPDGVVHYLPGIGEEVGPELVGSPEVDLIAFTGSRTVGLGIYEQAAQTDPRQENIKHVIAELGGKNAIIIDSDADLDEAVTGVIQSAFGYSGQKCSACSRAIVLDDVYDAFLERLVTATESLKVGPANDPGTSVGPVIDQEAFNRIRETIDSEKETEDEDQELALAGDDGPGKKEGYYIGPHIFSNVNPSSTLAQDEIFGPVLAVIKAKDMDEAFDIANGTEFALTGGMFSRSPKNLLRARQEFQVGNLYLNRNCTGALVDRQPFGGYKMSGLGSKAGGPDYLLQFLIPVNITENTLRRGFAPPSEDDEPATTDTE; encoded by the coding sequence GTGGCGGATACGGAGAAAGTGAAATCGGTGGCCGATATCAATGCGGAGACGCAGCGGATCGGTCAGCGGGTTTGGGATCAGATGGAGCGTCGAACGCCGTCGATATTTGATCGGCGATGGTGGGACGATCGGATTCTGTCTTGGGCGATGTCGGATGAATCGGTCAAGGTGCAGATGTTTCGATTCGTCGATGTGCTGCCGATGCTCAAAACACATGAGCAAATCACGCAGCATCTCCAAGAGTACTTCGACGATGTGCGGCGGTTTCTGCCGTGGGCGGCTCGGATCGGCTTGGACATCTCCCGCCCGAATACGGTGATGGGGCGGATTGTCGCCGTCAATGCCCGCTCGAACGCTCGCAACATGGCTCAGCGATTCATCGCCGGCTCGAACGTCGACGAGGTACTCCAATCGGTTTCGAAACTACGGAAGCAGGGGTTCGCGTTCACGTTGGATTTGCTCGGCGAAGCGGTCATCAGCGAACCGGAAGCCGAGGCGTATCAAGAGCAGTATCTCGATTTGATCAACGGACTCGGCCCGCATGTGAATGCGTGGTCGGAAAACATGCAGATCGACACCGACCAATACGGTCCGATCCCGCGAATGCAGTTCTCGGTCAAGTTGTCCTCTTTATACAGCCAATTCAAATCGGTTGATCCGCAGGGCACGGCCGAAGGTGTGAAAGAGCGGTTGCGTCCGATCTTGCGGGCGGCTCGTGAGCAAGATGCGTACATCCATGTCGACATGGAAAGTTACGCGACTAAAGACCTCACGCTGGAGATCTTCAAAGACGTCTTCATGGAAGACGAATTCCGCGATTTCCCGGACGTGGGCATCGTTATTCAGGCGTATTTGCCGGAAGCCGAGCAGGACTTGCAAGGGCTGCTCGAATGGGTTCGCGAACGCGGCACACCGATCTGGGTGCGACTCGTGAAGGGAGCCTACTGGGATTACGAAACCGTCCACGCCAAAGCCGCCGGTTGGCCCGTTCCCGTTTATCGCCAGAAATGGCAATCCGACGAGAACTTCGAACGGCAAACGCGGTTTCTGTTCGAACACTACGACGAACTCCGGCCGCAGATTGCCAGTCACAACTTGCGAAGTTTGTCGCACGCCATTGCAGTCGCCAAGCATTTGGACGTTCCCAACTCGGCCTGGGAAATTCAAATGCTTTACGGCATGGGTGGCGAGATGGCTCAGATTTTTGAGGAAATGGGCTACCGCGTCCGTGTCTACACACCATTCGGTGAACTCATTCCCGGCATGGCATATTTGGTTCGACGATTGCTTGAAAATACGTCGAATGATTCCTTCCTACGACAGAGTTTCCGCGAACACGTTTCGATTGAGGATTTGTTGATGAGCCCCACGGAAGTCGGCCAGAAAACCCCGCCCCCCGCCGAAGAACCCGTTCCCGCATTCGTGAATGAACCGCATTCGGACTTCAGCGACAAAACCGTCCGTGCCGCCATGCAGGAGGCGCTCGACGATGTGGAGGCTCAACTCGGGCGGGAGTATTCGCTGGTCATCAACGGACGGGCGATTGACTCGAACAAGACCATCACGTCACGGAACCCGTCCAAGAAATCGCAGATTGTCGGACGGGTCGCCTCGGCGTCCCCGGATCATGCGACCGAAGCGATTTCAGCGGCACGGCGGGGGTTCAAAAGTTGGTCACGCACCGACCCCGAACACCGGGCGGAATATTTGGAACTCGTCGCCCGCGAGATGCGAGAACGCAAATACGAACTCGCCGCGTGGGAAGTTTACGAGTGTGGCAAACCCTGGGCGGAAGCCGATGCGGACGTCGCGGAGGCGATCGACTTCTGCATGTACTACGCCATGCAAATGCGAGAAATGGCCAAACCTCGCAACGTCGATGTGCCCGGCGAAGAAAACGAATACTTCTACCGACCGCGTGGCGTGGCCGTGGTGATTGCCCCGTGGAATTTCCCGCTCGCAATCCTCACCGGCATGACGGCGGCGGCACTGGTCACCGGCAACACGGTGGTGATGAAACCGGCGGAACAATCCCCGGTCATCGCCGCCAAGTTGATGCAAATTTTTCAGGACATCGGCCTTCCCGACGGAGTCGTGCATTACCTGCCCGGCATTGGTGAGGAAGTCGGTCCGGAACTTGTGGGCAGCCCAGAGGTCGATTTGATTGCCTTCACGGGATCACGCACGGTGGGACTGGGAATTTACGAACAAGCGGCTCAAACCGATCCACGTCAGGAGAACATCAAGCACGTGATCGCCGAACTCGGTGGGAAAAACGCGATCATTATCGACAGCGATGCCGACCTCGATGAAGCCGTGACCGGTGTGATTCAAAGTGCTTTCGGATATTCCGGCCAGAAATGTTCGGCGTGTTCGCGAGCAATCGTTTTGGATGACGTCTACGATGCCTTTCTCGAACGATTGGTCACAGCGACAGAGAGTTTAAAGGTCGGACCGGCGAACGATCCTGGCACATCAGTCGGACCGGTCATCGATCAGGAAGCGTTCAACCGCATCCGCGAAACGATTGATTCAGAGAAAGAAACGGAAGATGAAGACCAGGAACTCGCGCTCGCCGGCGATGACGGACCTGGTAAGAAGGAAGGGTACTACATCGGTCCACACATTTTCTCGAATGTGAACCCGAGTTCGACGCTCGCTCAGGACGAAATCTTCGGCCCGGTTCTTGCGGTGATCAAGGCGAAGGACATGGACGAGGCGTTCGACATCGCCAACGGCACCGAATTCGCGCTCACCGGCGGCATGTTCAGTCGCAGCCCGAAGAACTTGTTGCGGGCACGTCAAGAATTCCAGGTCGGTAACTTGTACCTGAACCGCAATTGCACGGGAGCACTCGTCGATCGCCAACCATTCGGAGGCTACAAGATGAGCGGACTCGGCAGCAAAGCCGGTGGACCGGATTATCTGTTGCAGTTCCTGATCCCGGTCAACATCACCGAAAATACCCTCCGCCGCGGCTTTGCACCGCCAAGCGAAGACGACGAACCGGCGACAACAGATACCGAGTAG
- a CDS encoding 6-phosphogluconolactonase, translated as MSSILESTAQSTGPCPPHRLRCTKVPTLVFRRPTDASQHVALVIASLIREHNSAGMPTVIALSAGSTPSAVYRQLVQWHQDDRLDFSRVVVFALAEWSPMPAESLQSQQRFLRESLLNHVNVRPENIHFPPSDGNPAEVERQCEDYEREIEQAGGIDLLVAGVGRNGHLGFNEPGSERGSRTRLVALNPRTRHAAASDFFGEENVPVEGVTVGLGTILSARKVVVMALGEHKASVVRKAVEDGVSENVPASFLQTHRNAVVVTDEAAAGRLTAITTPWLISDVDWTDAEEKRAVIWLAEEVRKPLLKLESGDFMHHRLHGLLRERGPVSQIRERVFQSLLDGICTKPAGDSPQKIIVFSPHPDDDVISMGGTLITLAEQGHEVHIAYMTSGNIAVFDHDALRHIDYVEQFQRMFGVGTDDGFELYTRLRHEIETKRPSDPDTPEALQIKGLIRQTEAIAGAEAAGVPRSRLHFLDLPFYRTGAVTKNPIGDDDISIVAELLRDVHPDQIYMAGDLADPHGTHRVCAEAILHALPVVAETVQPEVWLYRGAWQEFPPYEIERAVPLSPEVMLRKKMAIFKHESQKDRALYPGLDEREFWVRAEQRTKNTAKVYNDLGLPEFYALEGFVRLVGSQL; from the coding sequence ATGTCCTCGATACTTGAGTCCACTGCCCAATCGACAGGTCCTTGTCCACCGCATCGATTGCGGTGCACGAAAGTTCCTACGTTGGTGTTTCGTCGTCCCACAGATGCCAGTCAGCATGTGGCTTTGGTCATTGCGAGTCTCATTCGGGAGCACAATTCGGCGGGCATGCCCACGGTGATTGCGTTGTCGGCGGGGTCCACACCGTCGGCGGTGTATCGCCAACTCGTGCAATGGCATCAAGACGATCGACTCGACTTTTCGCGGGTTGTGGTATTTGCGTTGGCGGAGTGGTCACCGATGCCGGCGGAATCGTTGCAAAGTCAGCAGCGATTCTTGCGGGAATCGCTGTTGAACCATGTGAATGTTCGGCCGGAAAATATCCATTTCCCTCCCAGTGACGGAAATCCGGCCGAGGTTGAGCGTCAATGCGAAGATTATGAACGGGAAATCGAGCAGGCCGGTGGAATCGATTTGCTGGTGGCCGGTGTGGGACGGAACGGGCATTTGGGGTTCAACGAACCCGGTAGTGAACGCGGTTCCCGCACACGGTTGGTGGCCCTGAATCCCCGGACCCGACATGCCGCCGCTTCGGATTTCTTCGGCGAGGAAAATGTGCCGGTCGAAGGTGTGACCGTCGGGCTGGGCACGATTCTGTCGGCTCGAAAAGTTGTGGTGATGGCACTTGGTGAGCACAAGGCTTCTGTGGTTCGCAAAGCTGTCGAAGACGGCGTGAGTGAGAATGTACCCGCCAGTTTTCTACAAACGCATCGCAATGCGGTGGTCGTCACCGATGAAGCCGCTGCCGGACGGTTGACCGCCATCACCACGCCTTGGTTGATATCCGATGTCGACTGGACCGATGCCGAAGAAAAACGGGCAGTCATTTGGCTCGCCGAGGAAGTTCGAAAACCGTTGCTGAAGTTGGAGTCCGGCGATTTCATGCACCATCGGCTCCATGGATTGCTTCGAGAACGTGGACCGGTCTCGCAGATTCGCGAACGGGTGTTTCAATCGCTCTTGGACGGCATTTGTACGAAGCCGGCAGGAGATTCGCCGCAGAAGATCATCGTGTTCAGCCCGCATCCGGATGACGATGTGATCAGCATGGGGGGCACCCTGATTACGCTCGCCGAGCAAGGACACGAGGTGCATATTGCGTATATGACCAGCGGGAACATCGCGGTGTTTGACCACGATGCTCTTCGGCATATTGACTATGTCGAGCAGTTCCAAAGAATGTTCGGTGTCGGGACTGATGACGGTTTCGAACTCTATACTCGCTTGCGGCACGAGATCGAAACCAAACGCCCGAGTGATCCCGATACGCCGGAAGCATTGCAGATCAAAGGACTCATTCGACAAACCGAAGCCATTGCAGGGGCGGAAGCGGCCGGTGTGCCGCGAAGTCGGCTTCACTTCTTGGACTTGCCGTTCTATCGCACGGGAGCGGTCACGAAAAATCCGATCGGTGACGACGACATTTCCATTGTCGCCGAGTTGCTACGAGACGTTCACCCCGATCAGATTTACATGGCGGGCGACTTGGCCGACCCTCACGGGACACATCGCGTGTGTGCCGAAGCGATTCTCCACGCCCTGCCCGTCGTCGCCGAAACGGTGCAGCCGGAAGTTTGGTTGTACCGCGGAGCATGGCAGGAATTTCCACCATACGAAATCGAACGGGCGGTTCCGCTGAGTCCGGAAGTCATGCTGCGAAAGAAGATGGCGATCTTCAAACATGAAAGCCAGAAAGACCGCGCTCTCTACCCCGGTCTCGACGAACGCGAATTCTGGGTTCGAGCCGAACAACGCACCAAGAATACGGCGAAGGTGTATAACGATCTCGGTTTACCGGAGTTCTACGCGCTCGAAGGCTTCGTGCGACTTGTTGGTTCGCAACTGTAG
- a CDS encoding DUF1559 domain-containing protein — MRHRQQRRGFTLIELLVVIAIIAILIALLLPAVQQAREAARRTQCNNNLKQLGLALHNYHDVNQSFPFGAYGMTNADWSLKDGTNWRTAILPGLEQNNVFDQLDFTNGSSFAGNSYAGNEVLRGLQIDTFLCPSSVLDPFDNPHSWSNPERGLNHQYVGIQGAAPPVPGPDMGYRDCGHGWSCNNGMLSANEVNGIESATDGTSNTIIIAEQSGFTNGQNRTANYYGGWHGARHENPITASSCSDLWQSGTTCVRFAPNSDIVQTGATDTMYRNNTIINSFHPGGLNVLRTDGSVFFMTDNIDFMTLKRLCIKWDGEVIGDY, encoded by the coding sequence ATGCGACACAGACAACAACGACGTGGATTTACGCTAATTGAATTGCTTGTGGTCATCGCAATCATTGCGATCCTGATTGCCCTGCTTCTTCCGGCGGTCCAACAGGCGCGAGAAGCGGCTCGACGAACTCAGTGCAACAACAATTTGAAGCAACTTGGACTGGCACTTCACAATTATCACGATGTGAATCAGTCGTTCCCGTTCGGTGCGTATGGAATGACCAACGCCGATTGGTCTCTCAAAGACGGCACGAACTGGCGAACGGCCATCCTGCCAGGGCTTGAGCAAAACAATGTGTTCGACCAACTGGATTTCACGAACGGTTCAAGTTTCGCCGGCAACAGCTACGCTGGCAACGAAGTGTTGCGTGGATTGCAAATTGACACATTCTTGTGTCCGTCAAGTGTGCTTGATCCTTTTGATAACCCGCATAGCTGGTCGAATCCCGAACGGGGATTGAATCACCAGTATGTTGGAATCCAAGGAGCGGCCCCACCCGTGCCTGGTCCTGATATGGGATATCGAGACTGTGGCCATGGTTGGTCGTGTAACAACGGAATGCTGTCAGCCAACGAAGTGAACGGCATCGAATCCGCCACTGATGGCACATCCAATACGATCATCATTGCTGAGCAGTCCGGCTTCACAAATGGCCAGAACCGTACCGCGAACTATTATGGTGGATGGCATGGTGCTCGTCATGAGAATCCAATTACCGCGTCAAGTTGTAGTGACCTTTGGCAATCGGGGACGACTTGTGTCCGATTCGCTCCGAACTCCGATATCGTCCAGACCGGTGCAACGGACACGATGTATCGCAATAACACCATCATCAATTCATTCCACCCTGGTGGATTGAACGTCTTGCGGACTGACGGAAGTGTGTTCTTCATGACCGACAACATCGATTTCATGACCCTCAAGCGGTTGTGCATCAAGTGGGACGGCGAAGTCATCGGCGACTATTAA
- a CDS encoding DUF1501 domain-containing protein, giving the protein MLSITGHGDKLCDGVTRRDALRLGALSVGGLTLPNLLRAEAESGIRGSKKAVIMIYMCGAPGHQDMYDLKMDAPSEIRGEFRPIPTNVPGIEICEHMPQLATIMDKCVPLRSVYGSPNGAHDSFICYTGHTTRNQPAGGWPSFGSVTSKVLGPKNPSVPAFVGLSPDARHPPYGSPGLPGFLGVGHAAFRPSGPSRQDMTLQGITQDRLGDRKRLLASFDNLRRDVDASGTLDGMDAITEQAFDILTSSKLADALDISQEPAEVRERYGKGDPKNYGDGAPRNQEHFLMARRLVEAGCRVVTLNFGRWDFHSNNFSGMKKTHLPQFDQALAALIEDLHIRGLADNVAVVAWGEFGRTPRINKDAGRDHWPAVGGGLLAGGGFRTGQVIGATDRLGGEIADRPVHFAEVLATLYRHLGINPEAVTLPDLSGRPQYLLEKTESLPELV; this is encoded by the coding sequence ATGCTTTCCATTACAGGACATGGTGACAAACTGTGTGACGGAGTGACTCGTCGTGATGCCTTGCGATTGGGGGCGTTGTCGGTTGGTGGATTGACGCTGCCGAACTTGCTGCGAGCCGAAGCTGAATCCGGGATTCGCGGTTCGAAGAAGGCCGTCATCATGATCTACATGTGTGGTGCTCCAGGGCATCAAGACATGTACGATCTCAAAATGGATGCTCCAAGCGAAATCCGTGGTGAGTTTCGCCCAATCCCAACCAATGTGCCGGGCATCGAAATCTGCGAACACATGCCGCAACTTGCGACCATCATGGACAAGTGTGTGCCACTACGAAGCGTGTATGGCTCTCCCAACGGAGCGCACGATTCGTTCATCTGCTACACCGGTCACACCACGCGAAACCAACCGGCCGGTGGTTGGCCATCGTTTGGTTCGGTGACATCGAAAGTGCTCGGACCGAAGAATCCCTCGGTTCCGGCGTTCGTGGGGTTGTCTCCCGATGCTCGTCATCCGCCGTACGGTTCACCGGGGCTGCCAGGATTTCTGGGGGTCGGCCATGCGGCATTTCGTCCGTCTGGTCCAAGTCGCCAAGACATGACTCTGCAAGGAATTACGCAAGATCGCCTCGGAGACCGCAAGCGATTGTTGGCGAGTTTCGATAACCTTCGCCGTGACGTGGATGCCTCCGGTACGCTCGATGGGATGGACGCCATCACCGAGCAAGCCTTCGATATTCTCACTTCGAGCAAACTTGCCGATGCTTTGGATATCTCCCAAGAACCCGCGGAAGTTCGCGAACGCTATGGCAAAGGCGATCCGAAAAACTACGGTGACGGAGCCCCACGGAACCAGGAACACTTTTTGATGGCTCGCCGATTGGTCGAAGCGGGTTGTCGAGTGGTGACGCTCAATTTTGGACGTTGGGACTTCCACTCCAACAACTTCAGCGGCATGAAGAAAACGCACCTGCCACAATTCGATCAGGCATTGGCCGCCTTGATTGAGGACCTGCACATTCGCGGATTGGCGGACAATGTCGCAGTAGTCGCTTGGGGGGAATTCGGTCGCACGCCACGGATCAACAAAGATGCCGGTCGCGATCATTGGCCAGCGGTTGGCGGTGGACTCCTGGCTGGTGGCGGCTTCCGCACGGGTCAGGTCATCGGAGCGACTGACCGACTCGGCGGCGAAATCGCTGACCGTCCAGTCCACTTCGCCGAGGTCTTAGCCACTTTGTATCGACATCTCGGCATCAATCCAGAAGCCGTCACACTTCCTGATCTCTCCGGCCGTCCTCAATATCTGCTTGAGAAGACCGAATCACTGCCGGAACTGGTGTAG
- a CDS encoding BamA/TamA family outer membrane protein, protein MNGWRLFSLCFVIFSLSRSALVAELVGNLGELERIRFEGLKTFTAEQLRDALANDFDYLLAAAADVERTEFALVLSGRLIDGYKQAGFTKPEVDVNFCKDHVQVHITEGPRYRAGAVTVRGPESVDGAALTEFVENPSNESAFAKQARYLAAQIEKKAVPADEIQSDLKKWNRDEWANFHLDPEKHLHETIATGLKAQGFFYPEFECRLVLVEDKANLEITITNEGPTAVVKTVTFHGVEHHSPDQIRKFLGIETGERISQTRLDAWREKLLDSYCFLEARLYVLPSIAKELPCELVVEVIEQPRGPYLGEELTEIDQAMLRHSMWWQNWHQSDDDLVYQAEKSKAADDVGQKGVFESTLRETVIASSQNGILLDVESQSRDEGRRLRWTLILEEDRWEMISWHSRNRVRLQSPGNIRLSLGLRYKWDEENQCWMHSLQGGCGIHSHRMPNFVGVNDEFGEPAPDQWFDFQYPASHAIAAGRDEEDNPHREGDEVVYGSPENPARMDFATGRPMGFHAFNRKAPVGAKPNVTIVPGEFQRRLQSIRQETQEFTSGSQTTPLSTWVGFLFEELVLVSDTSAATQKNRVSETSQNRALILCLRNLSRHNAFSGLETLSQEVWKQNDEQAEFTLPSPTDGSEIRLPGLNEMLFGMAKPISRGVFQISNALFDQDTAPGRVGWNVALFCTGRFAEAGQNLSQLLQADDCGPLTCLYVSELFALVKSPQAIEFAKAGVSRLDTESLRRELKPVLSKDAMFLKVCDPIFTALQEFTPEEIEELLAAIKSDKQREQCRTLFARIQAVPKDRPREQLIESIVLAWESGLRELVETRLKSHLPKPAEFMQVDFEEYSFDKLMPQFKDGSNIQFVDPSKGTNSLLPMDDPLIEPSL, encoded by the coding sequence ATGAACGGTTGGCGATTGTTTTCCCTGTGTTTCGTTATCTTCAGCCTCAGTCGATCGGCATTGGTCGCCGAACTCGTCGGCAACCTGGGTGAACTGGAACGAATCAGATTCGAAGGACTAAAAACCTTCACAGCCGAGCAACTTCGGGATGCACTTGCGAACGATTTCGATTACCTTCTCGCCGCTGCCGCAGACGTCGAACGCACCGAATTCGCCCTCGTGCTCTCCGGTCGCTTGATCGACGGCTACAAACAAGCCGGTTTTACGAAGCCGGAAGTCGACGTGAACTTTTGCAAAGATCACGTTCAAGTCCACATTACCGAAGGCCCGCGTTATCGCGCTGGCGCGGTGACGGTCCGTGGACCGGAGAGTGTGGACGGGGCGGCGTTAACGGAGTTCGTCGAAAATCCCTCCAACGAATCCGCCTTCGCCAAGCAAGCTCGGTACTTGGCGGCGCAGATAGAAAAGAAAGCGGTCCCCGCGGACGAGATTCAAAGCGATCTGAAAAAATGGAATCGCGATGAGTGGGCGAACTTTCATCTCGATCCCGAAAAACATCTTCACGAGACTATTGCCACTGGTTTGAAAGCTCAGGGGTTCTTCTATCCGGAATTCGAATGCCGATTGGTTCTCGTCGAAGACAAAGCGAATCTGGAAATCACGATCACGAACGAAGGTCCGACCGCGGTCGTCAAGACGGTCACCTTTCATGGGGTGGAGCATCATAGCCCCGATCAAATTCGTAAGTTCCTTGGGATCGAAACCGGTGAGCGTATTAGCCAAACCCGACTTGATGCATGGCGAGAAAAATTGCTGGACTCCTATTGTTTCCTCGAAGCTCGCCTGTACGTTCTACCCTCGATCGCCAAAGAGTTGCCGTGCGAGCTAGTCGTTGAAGTCATTGAACAACCTCGCGGCCCGTATTTGGGCGAGGAGTTGACGGAGATCGATCAAGCGATGTTGCGTCATTCGATGTGGTGGCAGAATTGGCATCAATCTGACGACGATCTGGTGTATCAAGCCGAGAAATCGAAAGCGGCGGACGATGTCGGTCAAAAGGGGGTTTTCGAGTCGACGTTGCGAGAAACCGTCATCGCATCTTCTCAAAACGGAATTCTACTCGATGTCGAATCGCAATCTCGCGATGAAGGAAGGCGACTCCGATGGACACTCATTTTGGAGGAAGACCGCTGGGAAATGATTTCTTGGCATAGTCGCAACCGCGTTCGTTTGCAGTCTCCCGGCAACATCCGTCTGTCACTCGGTTTGCGGTACAAATGGGATGAGGAAAATCAATGCTGGATGCATTCATTGCAAGGCGGTTGTGGGATTCACAGTCATCGCATGCCGAACTTTGTTGGAGTCAACGATGAGTTCGGGGAACCGGCCCCTGATCAGTGGTTTGATTTTCAATATCCGGCCAGTCATGCCATCGCGGCCGGACGGGATGAGGAGGACAACCCTCATCGCGAGGGCGACGAAGTCGTGTACGGCTCGCCGGAAAACCCGGCCCGCATGGATTTTGCAACGGGTCGGCCGATGGGCTTCCATGCTTTCAACAGAAAAGCTCCTGTAGGGGCGAAACCGAATGTGACCATCGTACCGGGCGAATTTCAGCGGCGACTCCAATCAATCCGTCAAGAAACCCAAGAGTTCACCTCAGGATCTCAAACCACACCTCTGTCGACATGGGTCGGGTTTCTGTTCGAGGAATTGGTTCTCGTCAGCGATACCTCCGCAGCCACCCAAAAGAATCGGGTTTCCGAGACGTCGCAAAATCGGGCGTTGATTTTGTGTCTCCGAAACCTCTCTCGTCACAATGCTTTTTCGGGACTTGAGACACTCAGCCAAGAAGTCTGGAAGCAGAACGACGAGCAGGCAGAATTCACACTGCCGTCCCCGACCGATGGCAGCGAAATTCGCCTACCAGGATTGAACGAGATGTTGTTTGGGATGGCCAAGCCGATTTCGCGTGGGGTGTTTCAAATCAGCAATGCCCTGTTCGACCAAGACACAGCCCCCGGACGCGTTGGATGGAATGTGGCTTTGTTCTGTACGGGACGGTTTGCGGAGGCGGGGCAAAACCTTTCTCAATTACTGCAAGCCGACGATTGTGGACCGCTGACGTGTTTGTATGTTTCTGAATTGTTCGCGTTGGTGAAGTCACCGCAAGCAATCGAATTTGCCAAAGCTGGCGTGAGTCGGTTAGATACCGAATCGCTGCGACGGGAGTTGAAGCCGGTTTTGTCGAAAGATGCGATGTTCCTAAAAGTCTGCGATCCGATTTTTACCGCCTTGCAGGAATTCACACCGGAAGAAATCGAGGAACTTCTTGCCGCGATCAAGTCCGACAAACAGCGGGAACAATGTCGGACGCTGTTCGCTCGAATTCAGGCCGTGCCGAAAGATCGACCGCGAGAGCAATTGATCGAATCAATCGTGTTGGCGTGGGAATCCGGTCTGCGTGAGTTGGTTGAAACTCGGTTGAAAAGCCACCTACCCAAACCTGCGGAATTCATGCAAGTCGACTTCGAAGAATATTCTTTCGACAAGCTCATGCCGCAATTTAAAGATGGCTCGAACATCCAGTTCGTCGATCCATCCAAAGGCACGAATTCTCTTTTGCCAATGGATGACCCGCTGATTGAACCGTCTTTGTAG